A single Rhodothermales bacterium DNA region contains:
- a CDS encoding FAD-linked oxidase C-terminal domain-containing protein: protein MPTPAALPDFIADLHRAVNGAFRDDDYTKILYSTDASIYQAMPYGVLIPESIEHVHAAIELAAKYGIPVLPRTGGSSLAGQAVNEALVIDMTRHLNQVLEVNTEEQWVRVQPGIVLDELTLHLKPMGLQFGPDPASSNRAAMGGIVSNNSTGSHSIMYGMTADHVMEMDVFLSDGSTAYFEPLSAAGVEERKRRSGLEGAIYRQIADLVSDPANHAVIEAGTPRHWRRCGGYNLERLIDGNLTYKWPHDNRFNLSKVVCGAEGTFAVMKEIKLNLVPIPRKTGLAIVHYNSLFEALQSVPQLLEVDPSAVELLDNLGLTMCRDVPAYARLLDAFIEGRPNCVLIVEFYGESDAELDAKIDRLKQHIARSGIPATAIVPAVDAERQLKVWTVRKVGLGLMMSVKGDHKPIPFIEDAAVPVEHLAEYVTKVENYCNDIGTNVAYYAHASAGCIHIRPLINTKVASEIDKLPAIGAFSVDLLKGYGGSLSSEHGDGRARSWLNERFFGPDLYRLYQQTKRIFDPENILNPGNVVDGPPMTEHLRYGTDYRTMPIREHIDFSHDQGFHRAVEMCNGAGICRKRTTGTMCPSFQATREEMHSTRGRANALRNALSGRLDHAEFTSKQMYEVMDLCIECKACKAECPSSVDMAKIKFEFLAQYYEANGTPMRAKLFGQIAALSRLSSGWRAPFANIGSRLAPTRWSMEKLLGISKKRTLPAFARQPFTTWFKQHKPARPANRGQVVLFNDTFNTYNSPEVAVAATEVLEAAGFEVILPGHRCCGRPMISKGLVNEARAAARETVDRLAPFAERGLPIVGLEPSCLLSLKDEYLILLPGDAKARAVADRAVMFEVFIAGLAAEGKLEGVFKTDARKALLHGHCHQKALVGTDPSKKTLSAAGCSVEEVDSGCCGMAGSFGYEAEHYDISMQMAERRLLPAVRAAAPDTVVVAAGFSCRHQIKDGAGREALHPAQVLRQALAK, encoded by the coding sequence ATGCCCACCCCAGCCGCACTGCCCGACTTCATCGCGGACCTGCATCGCGCCGTAAACGGCGCCTTCCGGGACGACGACTACACCAAGATCCTGTACAGCACGGACGCGAGCATCTACCAGGCGATGCCGTACGGGGTGCTTATCCCCGAATCCATCGAGCACGTTCACGCCGCCATCGAGCTGGCCGCGAAGTACGGCATCCCGGTGCTGCCGCGCACGGGCGGGAGCAGCCTCGCCGGCCAGGCGGTGAACGAGGCCCTCGTCATCGACATGACGCGCCACCTCAACCAGGTGCTGGAAGTCAATACCGAGGAGCAGTGGGTGCGCGTGCAACCGGGCATCGTGCTGGACGAGCTGACGCTCCACCTCAAGCCGATGGGGCTCCAGTTCGGGCCCGACCCGGCCAGCAGCAACCGCGCGGCCATGGGCGGCATCGTCTCGAACAACTCGACGGGCAGCCACTCGATCATGTACGGCATGACGGCCGACCACGTCATGGAGATGGATGTCTTCCTGAGCGACGGATCGACGGCCTATTTCGAGCCGCTCAGCGCCGCCGGCGTGGAAGAACGCAAACGCCGCAGCGGGCTCGAGGGCGCCATCTACCGCCAGATCGCCGATCTGGTGAGCGACCCGGCGAACCACGCCGTCATCGAGGCCGGCACGCCGCGCCACTGGCGGCGTTGCGGGGGCTACAACCTCGAACGGCTCATCGACGGCAACCTGACCTACAAGTGGCCGCACGACAACCGGTTCAACCTGTCGAAAGTCGTGTGCGGCGCCGAAGGCACCTTCGCCGTCATGAAGGAGATCAAGCTCAATCTGGTGCCGATCCCCAGAAAGACCGGGCTGGCCATCGTCCACTACAACAGCCTGTTCGAAGCGCTCCAATCGGTGCCGCAGCTGCTGGAAGTGGATCCGTCCGCCGTCGAGCTGCTGGACAACCTGGGGCTGACGATGTGCCGCGACGTGCCGGCGTACGCCCGCCTGCTCGATGCCTTCATCGAGGGCCGGCCCAACTGCGTGCTCATCGTCGAGTTCTACGGCGAGTCCGACGCCGAGCTGGATGCAAAAATCGACCGGCTCAAGCAGCATATCGCCCGCAGCGGGATCCCCGCGACGGCGATCGTGCCGGCGGTCGACGCCGAGCGGCAGCTCAAGGTGTGGACCGTCCGCAAGGTCGGCCTCGGCCTCATGATGAGCGTCAAGGGAGACCACAAGCCGATTCCGTTTATCGAAGACGCGGCCGTGCCCGTCGAACATCTCGCGGAATACGTCACCAAGGTCGAAAACTACTGCAACGACATCGGGACGAACGTCGCCTACTACGCCCACGCGAGCGCCGGCTGCATCCACATCCGCCCCCTCATCAACACCAAAGTCGCCAGCGAAATCGACAAACTGCCGGCGATCGGGGCTTTTTCGGTGGATCTGCTCAAGGGCTACGGCGGCTCCCTCTCCAGCGAACACGGCGACGGCCGCGCCCGCAGCTGGCTGAACGAGCGGTTTTTCGGGCCGGATCTGTATCGCCTGTACCAGCAGACCAAGCGAATCTTCGACCCCGAGAACATCCTCAACCCGGGCAATGTCGTCGACGGCCCGCCGATGACGGAGCATCTCCGCTACGGGACGGACTACCGGACGATGCCCATCCGGGAGCACATCGATTTCAGCCACGACCAGGGCTTCCACCGGGCGGTGGAGATGTGCAACGGCGCCGGCATCTGCCGCAAGCGCACGACCGGCACGATGTGCCCCAGCTTTCAGGCCACCCGGGAAGAGATGCACAGCACCCGCGGACGCGCCAACGCCCTTCGCAACGCGCTATCGGGCCGGCTCGATCACGCCGAGTTCACCAGCAAGCAGATGTACGAGGTGATGGACCTCTGCATCGAGTGCAAGGCGTGCAAGGCGGAGTGCCCTTCGTCGGTGGATATGGCGAAGATCAAGTTCGAATTCCTCGCCCAGTACTACGAGGCGAACGGCACGCCGATGCGCGCCAAACTGTTCGGCCAGATCGCCGCGTTGAGCCGCCTGTCGAGCGGCTGGCGGGCGCCGTTCGCCAACATCGGCTCCCGGCTCGCCCCCACGCGCTGGTCGATGGAGAAGCTGCTCGGCATCAGCAAAAAACGCACGCTGCCGGCGTTCGCGCGACAGCCGTTCACGACCTGGTTCAAGCAGCACAAACCCGCCAGGCCGGCGAATCGAGGCCAGGTGGTTCTGTTCAACGACACCTTCAATACCTACAACAGTCCGGAAGTCGCCGTCGCCGCCACCGAGGTGCTCGAGGCCGCCGGCTTCGAGGTCATCCTCCCCGGCCATCGCTGCTGCGGCCGGCCGATGATCTCGAAGGGGCTCGTCAACGAAGCGCGCGCTGCGGCGCGTGAGACGGTCGACCGCCTGGCGCCCTTCGCCGAGCGGGGGCTTCCGATCGTCGGGCTCGAACCGAGCTGCCTGCTCTCGCTGAAAGACGAATACCTGATCCTGCTGCCCGGCGACGCAAAAGCGCGCGCCGTGGCGGACCGGGCCGTCATGTTCGAGGTCTTTATCGCCGGCCTCGCCGCCGAGGGCAAACTGGAGGGCGTGTTCAAAACCGACGCCCGCAAGGCGCTCCTCCACGGCCACTGCCACCAGAAGGCGCTCGTGGGGACGGATCCGAGCAAAAAGACCCTATCGGCCGCCGGCTGCTCGGTGGAGGAAGTGGACTCCGGCTGCTGCGGCATGGCCGGCTCGTTCGGCTACGAAGCCGAGCACTACGACATCTCGATGCAGATGGCCGAGCGCCGCCTCCTCCCCGCCGTACGCGCCGCCGCGCCGGACACCGTGGTCGTCGCCGCCGGCTTCAGCTGCCGCCATCAGATCAAGGACGGCGCCGGCCGCGAAGCCCTCCACCCCGCACAAGTCCTCCGCCAGGCCCTCGCGAAGTAG
- a CDS encoding tetratricopeptide repeat protein, which translates to MIHTRYLVARRLLLLLSLIALFGAGPLCAQSGPALLQETLERGDALYAQYQNGEAHDLFLAAYEVASESYDVLARLARTTSELGMDMEAEGKTEQARNFYQEAVGYAEQLERLFPDSAQTYFHLIRTRGKLALFLGGKEKVQTGQHIERYCQRGLELDADDPELQVSYGIFQREVADLSWLERTLANTLFGRVPAGSKDNAIQAFKRAIELRPDFAFAYYELGVTYMGMGEYKLAGEAFRTSLDLPASTTQDIRNRVIARRMLDRLP; encoded by the coding sequence GTGATCCACACTCGATACCTTGTTGCCCGGCGCCTGCTGCTCCTGCTGAGCCTGATCGCCCTGTTCGGCGCCGGCCCGCTTTGCGCGCAGAGCGGGCCCGCCTTGCTGCAGGAGACCCTCGAACGCGGCGATGCCCTGTATGCGCAATACCAGAATGGGGAGGCGCACGACCTGTTTCTGGCCGCCTATGAAGTGGCTTCCGAGTCGTACGACGTCCTCGCCCGCCTCGCTCGCACCACCAGCGAACTCGGGATGGATATGGAAGCCGAGGGGAAGACCGAGCAGGCCCGGAATTTCTATCAGGAAGCGGTGGGTTATGCGGAACAGCTCGAACGGCTCTTTCCCGACAGTGCGCAGACGTATTTCCATCTCATTCGCACGCGCGGCAAGCTGGCGCTTTTCCTCGGAGGCAAGGAGAAGGTGCAAACCGGCCAGCATATCGAGCGCTACTGCCAGCGCGGACTCGAACTCGATGCCGACGACCCGGAGCTTCAGGTGAGCTACGGGATTTTTCAGCGCGAAGTGGCCGATCTGAGCTGGCTGGAACGCACGCTGGCGAATACGCTGTTCGGACGCGTGCCCGCCGGCTCAAAAGACAACGCGATCCAGGCGTTCAAACGAGCGATCGAGCTGCGCCCCGACTTTGCGTTCGCCTACTACGAACTGGGTGTGACCTATATGGGCATGGGGGAATACAAACTGGCCGGCGAAGCCTTCCGCACCTCGCTCGATCTGCCGGCCTCGACCACCCAGGACATCCGGAATCGCGTCATCGCCCGGAGGATGCTGGATCGGTTGCCGTGA
- a CDS encoding DUF5666 domain-containing protein, whose translation MKSLATSSSLSRLLSLIFLIGAFAMPALAQENALHVSKSRSFLTDDQSFDRADTLFVRAVLPNIDYTSLDQNELRLKPDNGGGDLFAQFTNQLDGSFTLALPLASADLSESDWEIRLRLGDRFGFNFERRIDVTVGRDSNSGGDDSNDEIEFKAFIEAIDAGTVTVGGIAFLVDDQTDVRDRGNDRIDFSSLVVGDFVEIRADRAPAGRWLASRIKLDDSFEGAEVEFTGVLDYVDADSIIVAGVTFMLSGSTDILNDDNLPISVFDLFVGAIVEVRGVRSGSSPLTATRVKIEDDFQSEDEIELTGVIEAIDSQSITVNGTLFSVDDRTVVTDHANQPASFASLVVGETVEIKGFRQADGSVRAVRIHREDRGEDEVELTGLVEAIEGTSLVVAGLTFETNDRTLILDNDRLPIAFADLVVGLVVEIRADVQPDGRLLATDIKIEDRIEDEVEVRGLVDSASDSVMVILGQSFHILPSTVFVDNAGAPSALSAFSAGDIAEIEATLQPGGLIVALHVQKENGDPDRVVVRGPVTAVGDASVTVIGIELAWDGDTQFFDRDNNATDVSAIQAGQGVKATATRRDGDLPLASVVEIKSTVVMAGTLTAVDGAQITMAGATFQVSPTALVLGRFNAVVADAQLEVGQLVEVSATQENGVAVVSTVRLIGAAVTVGTAIEEGRDVPSAFTLHGNYPNPFNPTTNLVFDLSASARVDVQVFDLLGRQVMALPAEAFDAGASHQIQIDAAHLASGMYLYRLTATSASGPIVQTGRMLLMK comes from the coding sequence ATGAAATCGCTCGCTACTTCCTCATCGCTCAGCCGCTTGCTGAGTTTGATTTTCCTGATAGGCGCCTTCGCCATGCCGGCGCTGGCTCAGGAGAATGCGCTGCACGTATCCAAATCCCGCTCTTTTCTCACCGACGACCAGAGCTTCGACCGCGCGGACACCCTCTTCGTCCGCGCCGTCCTTCCGAACATCGACTATACCAGCCTCGACCAGAACGAACTGCGGCTCAAGCCGGATAACGGCGGCGGCGACCTCTTCGCGCAGTTTACCAATCAGCTCGACGGCAGCTTCACGCTCGCCCTGCCCCTCGCTTCCGCCGATCTGTCCGAATCCGACTGGGAGATTCGCCTCCGGCTCGGCGACCGCTTCGGGTTCAACTTCGAGCGCCGCATCGACGTGACGGTCGGCCGCGACAGCAACAGCGGCGGCGACGACTCGAATGACGAGATCGAATTCAAGGCCTTCATCGAGGCGATCGACGCCGGCACGGTCACGGTCGGTGGCATCGCATTTCTTGTGGACGACCAGACCGACGTTCGCGACCGGGGCAACGACCGCATCGATTTCTCGTCGCTCGTCGTGGGCGATTTCGTCGAGATTCGCGCCGACCGGGCTCCGGCCGGCCGCTGGCTCGCTTCCCGCATCAAACTCGACGACAGCTTCGAGGGCGCCGAAGTCGAGTTTACGGGCGTGCTGGACTATGTGGATGCCGACAGCATCATCGTCGCCGGCGTCACCTTCATGCTGTCGGGTTCCACCGACATCCTGAACGACGATAACCTTCCCATTTCCGTTTTCGATCTGTTCGTCGGCGCGATCGTCGAGGTACGCGGTGTCCGCAGCGGATCGTCGCCCCTCACCGCGACGCGGGTCAAGATCGAGGACGATTTCCAGAGCGAAGACGAAATCGAACTGACCGGCGTCATCGAAGCGATTGACAGCCAGTCCATCACCGTGAACGGGACGCTGTTTAGCGTGGATGACCGGACGGTGGTGACCGACCATGCCAATCAGCCTGCCTCTTTCGCGTCCCTCGTCGTGGGCGAGACGGTCGAGATCAAAGGATTCCGCCAGGCCGACGGTTCGGTCCGCGCCGTCCGTATCCACCGCGAGGATCGTGGTGAGGACGAAGTGGAGCTGACCGGTCTGGTAGAAGCGATCGAGGGCACCTCGCTGGTCGTGGCCGGGCTGACGTTCGAGACGAACGACCGCACGCTGATCCTCGACAACGACCGGCTTCCCATCGCCTTCGCCGATCTCGTGGTGGGCCTGGTCGTGGAGATCCGCGCGGACGTGCAGCCGGATGGCCGGCTCCTGGCCACCGATATCAAGATCGAGGATCGGATCGAGGACGAAGTGGAGGTGCGCGGCCTGGTGGATTCGGCCAGCGACAGCGTGATGGTCATCCTCGGGCAGTCGTTCCATATCCTGCCCTCGACCGTGTTCGTGGACAACGCCGGCGCACCGAGCGCGCTCAGCGCCTTTTCGGCCGGTGACATCGCCGAAATCGAGGCGACGCTGCAGCCGGGTGGTCTGATTGTTGCGTTGCATGTACAGAAAGAAAACGGCGATCCCGATCGGGTCGTGGTTCGCGGTCCGGTTACGGCCGTCGGCGATGCGTCGGTCACCGTGATCGGCATCGAGCTGGCCTGGGACGGGGATACGCAGTTCTTTGATCGTGACAACAACGCGACCGATGTCTCGGCCATCCAGGCGGGGCAGGGCGTGAAGGCGACCGCTACGCGCCGGGATGGCGATCTGCCGCTCGCCAGCGTCGTCGAGATCAAGAGCACGGTCGTGATGGCCGGCACCTTGACGGCGGTGGACGGCGCCCAGATCACGATGGCCGGCGCCACCTTCCAGGTCAGCCCCACGGCGCTCGTTCTCGGCCGCTTCAACGCGGTCGTGGCCGACGCGCAGCTCGAAGTCGGGCAGCTCGTGGAGGTCAGCGCGACGCAGGAAAACGGCGTGGCGGTGGTTTCGACGGTCCGGCTGATCGGCGCCGCGGTCACGGTTGGAACGGCTATTGAGGAGGGACGCGACGTGCCGAGCGCTTTTACGCTCCATGGCAACTACCCCAATCCCTTTAACCCGACCACGAACCTCGTTTTTGATCTGAGCGCGTCGGCTCGCGTCGATGTCCAGGTGTTCGATCTTCTCGGACGCCAGGTGATGGCGCTGCCGGCGGAGGCCTTCGATGCCGGCGCCAGCCATCAGATTCAGATCGATGCCGCCCATCTGGCATCCGGGATGTATCTGTACCGACTCACGGCAACCTCGGCTTCCGGGCCGATCGTCCAGACCGGACGCATGCTGTTGATGAAGTAA
- a CDS encoding CHRD domain-containing protein — MSTMLRVRLSLILFLLLASAPAARAQVVISEVGVDVDFNGQSRWVELYNAGSTAQNVSTYVLCNFPVYPPISSLTVLSGTTTIEPGGFLVVAWPRLDDSGNDGNPDGNGEIGFYQDSDFGNAASMLDYMQWGTAGHFREPVGVSAGEWTAGAFVPAAASGKSLSLVPVGEDPVANWRETTPTPGEPNATLYRAVLSGGNQSPTVLSQGTGIVDALLDGTTLTVTGSFSGLGSDLNPVAVTGAHLHNGLAGQGGGIAVALTPTLGGDNRSGTFEAADNTFELTAEQAASLAARQLYVNIHSVDHAGGELRGQMASASAEHFKAVLSGSGQVPVNTSLGKGMLLAELDGTTLTVSGALSGLESDFNPNVAGGAHLHAGMAGMNGSVEVALVPEASGDNRGVTFAASSNTFEIDPDVADAIRMRGIYANIHSVDHPGGELRGQLVDAGSTVFIADLSGANAMPANASDGQGSVIAELKDGMLWVSGTFGGLRGAFNPNVAGGAHLHGGLAGQNGGISFGLTSLRASDELSGMFEVASNGFETDEASIDALFGRGYYVNIHTLYQGSGELRGQMIPASSVPLRSILSGRAQTSPNTSQATGATMLEISGTKLTVTGAFAGLASGYNEAVAGGAHIHSAGLGANGGIAIGLNTTVGADDKSGTFTAADNVFDLTEEQRASLLGLGNYVNIHTDTLSSGELRGQIHPFSLRPFEANLAFANQVSASAGKAHAHHHGGASTQVAESNASGAILAILGDTSLTVSGSFKELSSAFNPDVAGGAHLHLAAANANGGVDFFLTAALADDSLSGTFPAADNTLKITAEQKASLLDAMYYANIHTRTNAAGELRGQLVPSGNVAPNTPAITAPADGSTVVIAGAPETPFEPAWNGGDRNANPVFYTWQLASDENFENLIVEAGTDAPVFASNFGDVNALLRDAGVDPDQSATLYHRAIATDGNFKVTGAAATVTLTRGEVTSIDDPDGLPGTFQLRGNFPNPFNPTTSIVFDLPAQGTVEVTVHDILGREVMHVPAQAFAPGAGQSMVLDASELASGMYLYQVKATVGADTQISSGRMVLIK; from the coding sequence ATGAGTACGATGCTACGGGTACGCCTATCGCTTATCCTGTTTTTGCTGTTGGCGTCTGCGCCGGCCGCACGCGCGCAGGTCGTCATCAGCGAAGTCGGCGTCGATGTCGACTTCAACGGTCAGAGTCGCTGGGTGGAGCTGTATAATGCCGGCTCTACCGCGCAGAACGTTTCGACCTACGTGTTATGCAATTTTCCCGTGTACCCCCCGATCTCGTCGTTGACCGTATTGTCCGGCACGACGACGATCGAGCCGGGTGGCTTCCTGGTCGTGGCCTGGCCCCGGCTGGACGATTCGGGTAACGACGGCAACCCCGACGGCAACGGTGAAATCGGTTTTTACCAGGATAGCGACTTCGGCAATGCCGCGAGCATGCTGGACTACATGCAGTGGGGTACGGCCGGCCATTTTCGCGAACCGGTGGGCGTGAGCGCGGGTGAATGGACGGCGGGCGCCTTCGTGCCGGCGGCCGCGAGCGGCAAGAGCCTCTCCCTCGTACCCGTTGGCGAGGATCCCGTCGCCAACTGGCGCGAAACGACGCCGACGCCGGGCGAACCCAACGCGACCCTGTATCGGGCCGTGCTTTCGGGCGGCAACCAGAGCCCGACGGTCCTCAGCCAGGGTACGGGCATCGTGGATGCCCTGCTGGACGGGACCACCCTCACGGTCACCGGTTCGTTCAGCGGACTCGGCTCGGATCTCAACCCGGTCGCGGTTACCGGAGCCCACCTCCACAACGGACTCGCCGGCCAGGGCGGCGGCATAGCGGTGGCCCTTACGCCGACGCTCGGAGGCGACAACCGGAGCGGCACCTTCGAAGCGGCGGATAACACGTTTGAACTGACGGCCGAACAGGCGGCCAGCCTGGCAGCGCGCCAGCTCTACGTCAACATTCACTCGGTCGACCATGCCGGCGGCGAGCTACGCGGCCAGATGGCCTCGGCCTCGGCCGAACACTTCAAGGCGGTGCTTTCCGGCAGCGGACAGGTGCCTGTGAACACGTCGCTGGGCAAGGGGATGCTCCTCGCCGAACTCGATGGCACGACGCTCACGGTGAGCGGCGCGCTGTCTGGCCTGGAAAGCGACTTCAACCCGAATGTCGCCGGCGGCGCGCATCTGCATGCCGGCATGGCGGGCATGAACGGCAGCGTGGAAGTCGCCCTGGTCCCGGAAGCGAGCGGCGATAACCGCGGCGTGACCTTCGCAGCGTCGAGCAATACGTTCGAGATCGATCCCGACGTCGCCGACGCCATCCGCATGCGCGGCATCTACGCGAACATCCACTCGGTGGATCATCCCGGCGGCGAATTGCGCGGTCAGCTGGTCGACGCCGGCAGCACGGTGTTCATCGCCGATCTGAGCGGCGCGAACGCGATGCCGGCCAACGCGAGCGACGGCCAGGGATCCGTCATCGCCGAGCTGAAAGACGGCATGCTGTGGGTGAGCGGCACGTTCGGCGGGCTGCGCGGGGCGTTCAACCCGAACGTCGCCGGCGGCGCGCACCTGCACGGCGGCCTCGCCGGCCAGAACGGCGGGATTTCCTTCGGGCTCACCTCGCTCCGCGCGTCGGACGAGCTGAGCGGCATGTTCGAGGTGGCCTCGAACGGCTTCGAGACGGACGAGGCGTCGATCGACGCACTGTTCGGCCGCGGCTATTATGTCAACATCCATACGCTGTACCAGGGGTCGGGCGAATTGCGGGGTCAGATGATCCCGGCGTCGTCCGTACCGCTCCGCTCCATTCTTTCCGGCCGCGCGCAGACCTCGCCGAATACCTCGCAGGCGACGGGGGCGACGATGCTGGAGATCAGCGGTACGAAGCTGACGGTGACGGGAGCCTTCGCCGGCCTGGCGTCGGGCTACAACGAAGCCGTCGCCGGCGGCGCGCACATCCACAGCGCCGGACTCGGCGCGAACGGAGGCATCGCCATCGGGCTGAACACGACCGTCGGAGCCGACGACAAGAGCGGCACCTTCACGGCGGCGGACAACGTGTTCGATCTGACCGAAGAACAGCGCGCCTCGCTGCTCGGGCTGGGCAACTACGTCAACATCCACACGGATACCCTGTCGTCGGGCGAACTGCGCGGCCAGATCCATCCGTTCAGCCTGCGCCCGTTCGAGGCCAACCTCGCCTTCGCAAACCAGGTGTCCGCGTCCGCCGGCAAGGCGCACGCGCATCATCATGGCGGCGCATCGACCCAGGTGGCGGAGAGCAACGCCTCCGGCGCGATCCTCGCGATCCTCGGCGACACGTCGCTGACGGTATCGGGGTCGTTCAAGGAGTTGTCTTCCGCGTTTAACCCGGACGTCGCCGGCGGGGCGCACCTGCATCTGGCGGCCGCGAACGCAAACGGCGGGGTAGACTTTTTCCTGACTGCCGCGCTGGCGGATGACAGCCTGAGCGGTACGTTCCCCGCGGCAGACAATACGCTGAAGATCACGGCCGAGCAGAAAGCGAGTCTGCTCGATGCGATGTACTACGCCAACATCCACACCCGCACGAATGCGGCCGGCGAGCTGCGCGGTCAGCTCGTGCCCAGCGGCAACGTGGCGCCGAATACGCCGGCCATCACGGCGCCGGCGGACGGCAGCACCGTCGTCATCGCGGGCGCTCCGGAGACGCCGTTCGAGCCCGCCTGGAACGGGGGCGATCGCAACGCCAACCCGGTATTCTATACCTGGCAGCTCGCGTCCGACGAGAACTTCGAGAACCTGATCGTCGAAGCGGGCACGGATGCGCCGGTGTTTGCGTCGAACTTCGGTGACGTGAACGCGCTGCTCCGCGACGCCGGCGTCGATCCGGATCAGTCGGCCACCCTCTATCACCGGGCCATCGCCACGGACGGCAACTTCAAGGTAACGGGCGCCGCCGCGACGGTGACGCTCACGCGCGGCGAAGTGACGAGCATCGACGATCCGGACGGTCTGCCCGGAACGTTCCAGCTGCGCGGCAACTTCCCGAACCCGTTCAACCCGACGACGAGCATCGTTTTCGACCTGCCCGCGCAGGGCACGGTGGAAGTGACGGTGCACGACATCCTCGGCCGTGAAGTCATGCACGTCCCGGCCCAGGCGTTCGCGCCAGGCGCCGGCCAGTCGATGGTGCTCGATGCCTCGGAACTGGCGTCCGGCATGTACCTCTATCAGGTGAAGGCCACGGTCGGCGCCGATACGCAGATTTCGAGCGGGCGGATGGTGTTGATCAAATAA